A region from the Pelobates fuscus isolate aPelFus1 chromosome 3, aPelFus1.pri, whole genome shotgun sequence genome encodes:
- the STX10 gene encoding syntaxin-10 isoform X1, which yields MSLEDPFSVVRSEVQKALNTSRGLYQRWCELLQESHVTSVEEFDWTTNELRNSLRSIEWDLEDLEETISILEGTPRKFKISGTELSERRSFVDQTRSSVKEMRDHISSPRVVAFTERKNREALGVTAKQPSDRFTRMDDEMVAGNSRYVEDQQAQQQLIIDEQDAELELVTGSIRVLKNMSGRIGDELDEQAVMLEDFSHEMDNTQTRMDSVLKRLAKVSHMTTDRRQWCMIIALVIALIIVLILLLVL from the exons ATGTCCCTGGAGGATCCTTTCTCTGTGGTCAGAAg TGAGGTGCAGAAAGCACTGAACACCAGTCGGGGTCTGTACCAGCGCTGGTGCGAGCTACTTCAGGAGAGTCATGTGACCAGTGTGGAGGAGTTTGATTGGACAACCAATGAACTTAGGAATTCATTGAGGAGCATTGAATGGGATCTTGAGGACCTGGAAGAAACAATCAGTAtccttgaagggaca CCAAGGAAGTTTAAAATCTCTGGGACAGAACTGAGTGAAAGAAGGAGCTTTGTGGATCAGACACGGAGCTCAGTAAAG GAAATGAGAGATCATATATCGAGCCCCAGAGTTGTGGCTTTCACCGAACGGAAGAATAGAGAG GCATTGGGAGTTACCGCTAAGCAACCTTCTGACCGCTTTACTCGTATGGACGATGAAATGGTCGCCGGGAACTCTCGTTACGTTGAAGATCAGCAGGCTCAGCAACAG CTGATTATAGATGAGCAGGACGCGGAGCTCGAGCTGGTAACCGGCAGCATCCGGGTCCTGAAAAACATGTCTGGACGGATAGGAGATGAGTTGGATGAGCAAGCTGT GATGTTGGAGGATTTCTCGCACGAGATGGATAATACTCAGACGCGAATGGACTCGGTGCTCAAGAGACTGGCCAAAGTTTCTCACATGACAACCG ACCGCCGGCAGTGGTGTATGATCATTGCATTGGTGATCGCTCTCATAATTGTGCTGATCCTGTTGTTGGTGCTTTGA
- the IER2 gene encoding immediate early response gene 2 protein, whose amino-acid sequence MEAQYLTHQEAVQREAQRIASLSAWKLLRSRTQRGGMRLHRSLQLSMVMRSARDLLMAPVYVPQPLPPPAAAPGARESRKRRSCESQMLELVPTKRACLWQETPLPQPQGGAFPGLAEVLQRLLGSSGPPLPGGCRALGAGAMPAVISRAVEAF is encoded by the coding sequence ATGGAGGCGCAATATTTGACGCACCAGGAGGCTGTGCAGCGCGAAGCGCAGAGGATCGCCTCTCTCTCCGCCTGGAAGCTGCTGCGCTCCCGCACACAGAGAGGGGGCATGCGGCTGCACCGCTCCCTGCAGCTGTCCATGGTGATGCGGAGCGCTAGGGACCTGCTCATGGCCCCTGTGTATGTCCCCCAGCCCCTGCCTCCCCCAGCCGCGGCCCCGGGGGCCAGGGAGAGCCGCAAGAGAAGGAGCTGCGAGTCCCAGATGTTGGAGCTGGTGCCTACAAAGAGAGCCTGTCTGTGGCAGGAGACCCCCTTACCCCAGCCACAAGGGGGCGCCTTCCCTGGCCTGGCTGAGGTTCTCCAGAGACTGCTGGGGTCCTCGGGGCCCCCCCTGCCGGGAGGCTGCCGGGCCCTGGGAGCAGGGGCCATGCCAGCGGTGATCAGCAGGGCTGTCGAGGCTTTCTGA
- the STX10 gene encoding syntaxin-10 isoform X2, translated as MSLEDPFSVVRSEVQKALNTSRGLYQRWCELLQESHVTSVEEFDWTTNELRNSLRSIEWDLEDLEETISIVESNPRKFKISGTELSERRSFVDQTRSSVKEMRDHISSPRVVAFTERKNREALGVTAKQPSDRFTRMDDEMVAGNSRYVEDQQAQQQLIIDEQDAELELVTGSIRVLKNMSGRIGDELDEQAVMLEDFSHEMDNTQTRMDSVLKRLAKVSHMTTDRRQWCMIIALVIALIIVLILLLVL; from the exons ATGTCCCTGGAGGATCCTTTCTCTGTGGTCAGAAg TGAGGTGCAGAAAGCACTGAACACCAGTCGGGGTCTGTACCAGCGCTGGTGCGAGCTACTTCAGGAGAGTCATGTGACCAGTGTGGAGGAGTTTGATTGGACAACCAATGAACTTAGGAATTCATTGAGGAGCATTGAATGGGATCTTGAGGACCTGGAAGAAACAATCAG CATTGTGGAATCGAACCCAAGGAAGTTTAAAATCTCTGGGACAGAACTGAGTGAAAGAAGGAGCTTTGTGGATCAGACACGGAGCTCAGTAAAG GAAATGAGAGATCATATATCGAGCCCCAGAGTTGTGGCTTTCACCGAACGGAAGAATAGAGAG GCATTGGGAGTTACCGCTAAGCAACCTTCTGACCGCTTTACTCGTATGGACGATGAAATGGTCGCCGGGAACTCTCGTTACGTTGAAGATCAGCAGGCTCAGCAACAG CTGATTATAGATGAGCAGGACGCGGAGCTCGAGCTGGTAACCGGCAGCATCCGGGTCCTGAAAAACATGTCTGGACGGATAGGAGATGAGTTGGATGAGCAAGCTGT GATGTTGGAGGATTTCTCGCACGAGATGGATAATACTCAGACGCGAATGGACTCGGTGCTCAAGAGACTGGCCAAAGTTTCTCACATGACAACCG ACCGCCGGCAGTGGTGTATGATCATTGCATTGGTGATCGCTCTCATAATTGTGCTGATCCTGTTGTTGGTGCTTTGA